A genome region from Patescibacteria group bacterium includes the following:
- a CDS encoding GIY-YIG nuclease family protein, which produces MLYYTYILECADNSLYVGCTNNLKKRLQEHNQSKHGAHYTKIRRPVVLKHSEEYKTLKEARQREAEIKSWRRKRKLNLIKNQT; this is translated from the coding sequence ATGTTGTATTATACTTACATCCTTGAATGCGCGGATAATTCTCTTTATGTTGGTTGCACCAATAATCTAAAAAAGAGATTGCAAGAACATAATCAATCAAAACATGGCGCCCATTATACTAAAATTCGCAGGCCGGTTGTTTTAAAGCATTCGGAGGAATATAAAACACTAAAAGAGGCAAGACAAAGAGAAGCCGAGATTAAGAGCTGGCGGCGAAAAAGGAAACTTAATTTAATAAAAAACCAGACCTGA
- a CDS encoding DUF86 domain-containing protein, protein MKDDYTYLKHIQDAITKIEKYLSGLSYGSFSCNDLIIDAVMKELEIIGEAANNVSDKFRQDNPEIPWRKIIGIRNVLIHEYFGVNKRIIWETCKEDLKELKKSILSALK, encoded by the coding sequence ATGAAAGATGACTATACATACCTAAAACACATTCAAGACGCAATCACTAAGATTGAAAAATATCTGAGTGGTTTATCTTATGGTTCTTTTAGTTGCAATGATCTAATTATTGATGCCGTAATGAAAGAATTAGAAATCATCGGTGAAGCAGCGAATAATGTCAGTGATAAATTTCGCCAAGACAATCCCGAAATCCCTTGGCGCAAAATAATTGGCATCCGCAATGTTTTAATCCATGAATATTTTGGCGTAAACAAAAGAATTATTTGGGAAACCTGCAAAGAAGATTTGAAAGAATTGAAAAAATCAATTTTATCTGCCCTAAAATAG
- a CDS encoding nucleotidyltransferase domain-containing protein → MSKQAIKAKIKEAIIKNPHLEDIQKVSLFGSYLSETAKKDSDVDLLIEFTPKAKVGLFKFVQIKNDLEDQINKPIDLLTPEQLSEYFRDEVLNQAEIIYER, encoded by the coding sequence ATGAGCAAACAAGCCATCAAAGCTAAAATTAAAGAAGCCATTATTAAAAATCCCCACCTAGAAGATATTCAAAAAGTCTCTCTTTTTGGCTCCTATTTATCAGAAACTGCAAAGAAAGATAGCGATGTGGATCTTCTTATTGAATTTACGCCAAAAGCTAAAGTGGGACTTTTTAAATTTGTTCAAATCAAAAATGATCTCGAAGACCAAATTAATAAACCCATCGATCTTCTTACCCCTGAACAACTAAGTGAATATTTCCGCGATGAAGTTCTAAATCAAGCAGAAATCATCTATGAAAGATGA